GAACATGAAGCCGCGCGCCGAATTGCACCAGTCGGCGCCGATCGCCATGGCGCGCGCCATGTCGAAGGCGGTCGCGACCTTGCCCGACGCGCCGATCTTGATGCGGTCGCGCGCGTTGATGCCGACCAGCGCATTGTGCACGAAGTTGACGCCCTCGCGCATCGGCATGCCCAGATGATCCATGAACTCGAGCGGCGCGGCGCCGGTGCCGCCTTCATTGCCGTCGACGACGATGAAATCCGGATAGATGCCGGTCTGAAGCATCGCCTTGCAGATCGCCAGGAACTCCCAGGTGTGGCCGATGCACAGCTTGAAGCCGGCCGGCTTGCCGCCGGAGAGCTTTCGCATCTCGGCAATGAACTGCATCATCCCGATCGGGGTGGAGAAGGCGCGGTGCGAGGCCGGCGAGATGCAGTCCTCGCCCATCTTGACGCCGCGGATCTTTGAAATCTCTTCAGAGACCTTGGCCGCCGGCAGCACGCCGCCATGGCCGGGCTTGGCGCCCTGGCTGATCTTGAGCTCGACCATCTTGATCTGGTCTTCAGTTGCGATTCTGGCGAAGGCGTCCGGATCGAAGCTGCCGTCGAGATGGCGGCAGCCGAAATAGCCCGAGCCGATCTCCCAGATGATGTCGCCGCCCATCTCGCGGTGATACGGGCTGACCCCGCCCTCGCCGGTGTCATGGGCGAAGCCGCCCATCTTGGCGCCGGCGTTTAGCGCGCGCACGGCGTTGGGGCTGAGCGCGCCGAAGCTCATGGCCGAGATGTTGAACACCGATGCGGAATAGGGCTTCGCGCAGTCCGGCCCGCCGATGGTGATACGGAATTTCTCATCGGTCCGCGTCTTCGGCGAGACCGAGTGATGCATCCATTCATAGCCCTCGCGATAGACGTCCTCCTGGGTGCCGAAGGGCCGCTTGTCGAGCTGCATCTTGGCGCGCTGATAGACCACCGCGCGGGTGTCGCGCGAGAACGGCATCCCATCCTTCTCGCTCTCGAAGAAATACTGCCGCATCTCAGGGCGGATTTCCTCGAGCAGGAAGCGCATATGCGCCGAGATCGGGTAGTTGCGCAGGACCGCGTGGCCCTTTTGCAGGAGATCGCGGACGCCGAGCAGCGTGAGCCCGCCGAAGATCACGATGGGGATGATCAGGATGTCGAAAACCCTGCGGTCGGCAAGCCCGATGCCGATCAGGAGCGCGGTGACGACCGCGCAGATCGTCAGCACGATGAAACGCGGCGAGAACGGGAGCAGCAGGGTCTCCATGACACCCTGTTCGAGAGGTCCCCTGGGCTGGTTGTGCGCTTTGTTGACGTTGGACACGATCACATCCTCTCGTCGGGCTGACGGGTACTATACGCCTGCGCCTTCATACGGATATGACGCGGCTTCCGTATCAGGCTACCGAATTCGGCCAGCGCAAATCAATCCGCCGGGCAGGCGGGATGCTGCGGTGCAATAGATCGGATCGGATAGAGACGGCGGGAGCTGCCCCGAACGGCGCTCGCTATGCTCGCTTGTCCGGGACGACAGTGGAGAGGGTGGCGCGAAAAGGGCACCACTCTCCGCGCGGAGATCAGCGCTCCACGAAGGCCTTTTCGATCACGAAATGGCCGGGCTCGCTGCCGGAGCCCTCGGTGAAGCCGCGGCCCTCGAACATGCCGCGGAGCTCTTCGAGCATTCCGGGGCTGCCGCACATCATGATGCGGTCGGTTGCGATGTCGAGCGGGGCCTGGCCGATGTCGTTGAAGAGCTGCTCGGAGTTGATGAGGTCGGTGATGCGGCCGCGGTTGCGGAACGGCTCGCGGGTCACGGTCGGATAATAGACGAGCTTCTCGGAAAGCATCGGCCCGAACAATTCGTCATCGCGCAAGGTCGCGACGAGCTGCTCGCCATAGGCGAGTTCCGAGACCTGTCGGCAGCCGTGAACCAGCACGATGGTCTCGAACCGGTCATAGACGTCGGGGTCCTTGATCAGGCTCGCGAACGGCGCAAGGCCGGTGCCGGTCGACAGCAGCAGAAGCCGCTTGCCGGGAATCAGGTTGTCGGCAACGAGCGTGCCGGTCGCCTTGCGGCCGACCAGGATGGTGTCGCCTTCCTTGATCTTCTGAAGGCGCGAGGTGAGCGGGCCGTCCTGAACCTTGATCGAGAAGAACTCGAGCTCTTCCTCGTGATTGGCGCTCGCCATGCTGTAGGCGCGCAGCAACGGACGGCCGTCCACTTCGAGGCCGATCATCGCGAACTGGCCGTTCTGGAACCGGAAGCCGGTGTCGCGAGTGGCGCGGAAGCTGAACAGGGTATCGGTCCAGTGCTGAACGGAAAGGACCTTCTCTCGATAAAACGCGCTCATGTGTTTCGATATTCCGAATATATACGGTTTAGAACAAAAGCGTTGCCCGGCCCCTTCGACGTGGGGCGAACACCACTGTCATGGCGGATGATTTCGCGTGTGTGATGTACGCCATTGAGGTCAATAATCAACCTCGTTTGCGCAGCAATTGATGCCGATCAAACCGGCATTTCCCGTTGATTTGTCAGGATAATTAACGATCTTCTCTTTCCGGGCCGCATTGCAGCAATTTCTTTGCCCAAATGGCGCACCTAGCAGCACTTAATTTCCATTTCGCTCGCGAGAAATTCATTAAGAATAGCTCTGCTTTCGGCCATGGCAGACCGCCGATTCCGGCATGAAGCGACCTTTTGGCGGGACAAGCACGATGCCAAGCAATGAACGGATATTCGTCCAGGCGATACGGAGTTATTGCGCGCGGCATGGCATCGCCATCGACGTGCGCGCGGACGGCTGGCTGATCGCGATGGATAGGGGCAAGACCCGCCGCTTCGCCTTCGGCTACGACATCGGCCTCAACAGCGCGATTGCACATCGCCTCGCCAACGACAAATCCGCAACATCGGAGGTGCTCGCGCTGACGGGCGTGCCCGCTATCGCCCATCACCTCTTCCTCAATCCGAAGCTCGGCGAGCAAATCGCCGGGCCGCGCTGGTGGGAGGCGATGCTTCGGCTACTGTTGCAGAACCCGCAAGGGCTCGTGGTGAAGCCCAACGAGGGCACGGCTGGCCGCTCCGTCATCAAGGTGACTGGTAGCGCCGAGCTCGAACAGGCCGTGAGCGAGATCTTCGCGATGAGCCTTGGCCTGGTGATCGCGCCCTATGTCGAGATCGAGGACGAGGTCCGGGTCATTCTCCTCGATGAGACGCCGATGGCGGTCTATGGCAAGGAGCGGCCGTCGGTCACCGGCGACGGCGTCCAGACCCTGCGCGAACTGGCGGCCGCGATGCCCAAGGTGAAGCTGGATGACCTCGACACGCGCGCGCTCGACGCCGTCGTGCCGAAGGGCGAGCGGCGGGTCCTCACCTGGCGTCACAATCTCGATGCCGGCGCAAAGCCTGTCCTCGTCGCGGACGGCGAGCTCCGCACCGCCTGCGCAAAACTCGCCATCGACGCCGCCCGCGCCGTCGGCATCACCTTCGCATCGATCGACCTCGTCCGCGTCGATGGCGCGTGGCAGGTGCTCGAGATCAACTCCGGCGTGATGATGGAGGCGCTGGGGAAGCTCTATCCTGACCTGGTGCAGGCGACGTACGACGCGGCGCTGGACCGGGTGTTTGGATAGCCGGCCGTTGAGCGAAGGCTGGCCTGCCGTTGAACCAGAGCGGCGACAGGTCCGCGCACCGTTGATCTACGTCAAGGTCGGCTGACCCTTGGTCCTCACGTTAGGTTCGGCCGCACATGGCTGCCGTAGTTTCGCACGCCGAGGAGGAGGATCACCATGCATCGGAGGAAGCATCTTTCGATCAAGTCCGTCACAGTTGCGGGAATTGCTGCCAGCGCCCTGTTAGGGTTTGCCGGCGTCACTCTCAATCCAGCACCAGCCAAAGCGGTCGTGTACTGCCAGTACATTGATTATCCGCCCAGTTGCGTCGCAAGAGCAGGCGTCGTGCTCAGGCCCCGGCCGGTGGCACGTGCCGCGGTCCGCGCTGGCACGGCCGGTCCAGGCAATTGGAATGGGGGCGTCAATCGCGTCGGGGTACGGCGGTAAAGGCTCGTTTCGTACGT
This region of Bradyrhizobium sp. CCGUVB1N3 genomic DNA includes:
- a CDS encoding ferredoxin--NADP reductase, with protein sequence MSAFYREKVLSVQHWTDTLFSFRATRDTGFRFQNGQFAMIGLEVDGRPLLRAYSMASANHEEELEFFSIKVQDGPLTSRLQKIKEGDTILVGRKATGTLVADNLIPGKRLLLLSTGTGLAPFASLIKDPDVYDRFETIVLVHGCRQVSELAYGEQLVATLRDDELFGPMLSEKLVYYPTVTREPFRNRGRITDLINSEQLFNDIGQAPLDIATDRIMMCGSPGMLEELRGMFEGRGFTEGSGSEPGHFVIEKAFVER
- a CDS encoding FMN-binding glutamate synthase family protein; this translates as METLLLPFSPRFIVLTICAVVTALLIGIGLADRRVFDILIIPIVIFGGLTLLGVRDLLQKGHAVLRNYPISAHMRFLLEEIRPEMRQYFFESEKDGMPFSRDTRAVVYQRAKMQLDKRPFGTQEDVYREGYEWMHHSVSPKTRTDEKFRITIGGPDCAKPYSASVFNISAMSFGALSPNAVRALNAGAKMGGFAHDTGEGGVSPYHREMGGDIIWEIGSGYFGCRHLDGSFDPDAFARIATEDQIKMVELKISQGAKPGHGGVLPAAKVSEEISKIRGVKMGEDCISPASHRAFSTPIGMMQFIAEMRKLSGGKPAGFKLCIGHTWEFLAICKAMLQTGIYPDFIVVDGNEGGTGAAPLEFMDHLGMPMREGVNFVHNALVGINARDRIKIGASGKVATAFDMARAMAIGADWCNSARGFMFSLGCIQSLSCHTDRCPTGVATQDPTRARALYVPLKIDRVHNYHHATLHSLSELIAAAGLEHPQELRPIHFTQRTATTEVKSFAQLYPALRPGELLEGTEDPRFRDAWRMARADSFQPVL
- a CDS encoding RimK family alpha-L-glutamate ligase codes for the protein MPSNERIFVQAIRSYCARHGIAIDVRADGWLIAMDRGKTRRFAFGYDIGLNSAIAHRLANDKSATSEVLALTGVPAIAHHLFLNPKLGEQIAGPRWWEAMLRLLLQNPQGLVVKPNEGTAGRSVIKVTGSAELEQAVSEIFAMSLGLVIAPYVEIEDEVRVILLDETPMAVYGKERPSVTGDGVQTLRELAAAMPKVKLDDLDTRALDAVVPKGERRVLTWRHNLDAGAKPVLVADGELRTACAKLAIDAARAVGITFASIDLVRVDGAWQVLEINSGVMMEALGKLYPDLVQATYDAALDRVFG